The nucleotide sequence AAAAAAAAGCACTTGAATTATTAAAAAGTAAAAAAAATCGTATTATTTTAAAGAAAAAAAATACTAACTTAGAAAAAGTGTCATTTAGAACAGTTTTAAATGGAGTACTTTGTCAACAAAAAGATCATAAAGATGGTAAGGAGACTATTGAAGTTGTGTCAAAAGTAAAGGTATCAAAAACTCAAATGGAAGATTTAATATTTGCTAATAAAATTTGTAAACACACTAAATCAAATGCAATAATTTTAGCAAAAAACAAGCAGTTGCTAGGATCAGGTTGTGGTCAAACTTCTAGAATAGATGCTCTCAAACATGCTATTGCAAAAGCAAAGCAGTTTTCTTTAAATCTTGAAAATGCTGCGATGGCATCAGACGCATTTTTTCCATTTCCTGATTGCGTTGAAATAGCAAATTCTGAGGGTGTAAAAACTATTATACAACCAGGAGGTTCAAAAAATGACAATCTATCTATAGATTATTGTAATAATAATGATATGGCTATGATATTTACTAACACCAGACATTTTAAACATTGAAATTTTGAGATTATTTGATTTTTTTACCGAAGATATTGCAATTGATTTAGGAACTGCTAATACATTAATCATTCATAATGATAAAGTGGTAGTTGATGAACCCTCTATTGTAGCTACAGAACTAAAAACTGCAAAAGTTATTGCTGTGGGGACCAAGGCTCAGCAAATGCATGGTAAAGCCCATAGGGGTATTGAAACTAATCGACCATTAAAAGATGGTGTAATTGCAGATTTTGATGCAGCTGAACAAATGATTAAAGAATTTATAAAAAGTATTCCTTCATTACAAAATAGATTCTGGGCTCCGTCCTTAAGAATGGTCATCTGCATACCATCTGGAATTACTGAAGTTGAAAAAAGAGCTGTTCGAGACTCGGCTGAAATTTCAGGTGCAAAAGAAGTGTACCTTATTCATGAGCCTATGGCAGCAGCGATTGGAATGGGTATAGAAGTTCAAGAACCTAGAGGGAATATGATTATTGATATTGGAGGCGGTACAACTGAAATTGCTGTCTTATCACTTGGCGGAATCGTAAAAGATAAATCTATTAAGGTAGCAGGTGATATTTTCACATCAGATATTCGATATTTCATGCGTCAAAATCATAATTTAGTTATTGGCGAAAGATCTGCTGAAAGAATTAAAATTGAAGTTGGAGCTGCTCTTGAAAACTTAGAAGATACTGATAAAGAGTTACCACCTAATTGGGAGGTACAAGGAAGAGATCAAACTACTGGTAAGCCAAAAGCGGTTGAAGTGTCCTACAAAGAAATTGCACGTGCATTAGATGCATCAATTAAACAAATAGAAGATGCAATTATGCAAGCACTTGCAATGACTCCACCTGAACTAGCTGCTGATATTTATAATAGTGGAATTTATCTTGCTGGTGGTGGTGCAATGCTAAGAGGCTTAGATGATAGAATTCGAAATAAAACCGACCTACCTGTTTATGTTGGAGAAGACCCTTTAAGAGCCGTTGTTCGTGGTACTGGTATTGCTTTAAAAAACATTGATCAATATGACGGTGTATTAATGAGATAAATTTATGAACAGGATTCTTCAAATACTGACAAAAAATCATGTATTTTTTGTTTTTGTTATCCTTGAAT is from Flavobacteriales bacterium TMED191 and encodes:
- a CDS encoding rod shape-determining protein, encoding MRLFDFFTEDIAIDLGTANTLIIHNDKVVVDEPSIVATELKTAKVIAVGTKAQQMHGKAHRGIETNRPLKDGVIADFDAAEQMIKEFIKSIPSLQNRFWAPSLRMVICIPSGITEVEKRAVRDSAEISGAKEVYLIHEPMAAAIGMGIEVQEPRGNMIIDIGGGTTEIAVLSLGGIVKDKSIKVAGDIFTSDIRYFMRQNHNLVIGERSAERIKIEVGAALENLEDTDKELPPNWEVQGRDQTTGKPKAVEVSYKEIARALDASIKQIEDAIMQALAMTPPELAADIYNSGIYLAGGGAMLRGLDDRIRNKTDLPVYVGEDPLRAVVRGTGIALKNIDQYDGVLMR